In Bacillus sp. DX3.1, the following proteins share a genomic window:
- a CDS encoding heme A synthase, whose product MQRFIKWLAVITSLDLLFVLMGGALVTKTGSGQGCGKSWPLCHGEFVPSNLSMETIIELSHRLTSGSAGILVTLLCILSWKYYKHVQETKTLTILSFVFLVAQALMGAAAVVWGQMPAVLAIHFGISLISFASVILLTFLIFEIDKKFDAHSLIMDKKMKFHIYGVTIYSYIVVYTGALVRHERASLACPDFPLCSKNQPWPTQLHEWIQMGHRVAAMLIFAWILYATVIAIRHYKQQRVVYWGWITSFILVSLQAIVGVLVVYTDASLLMALLHSLFISCLFAILCYLVMLGTRSKANAVETKDTSTTQNKQSL is encoded by the coding sequence TTGCAACGTTTTATTAAATGGTTAGCAGTCATTACAAGTCTCGACCTATTATTTGTTTTAATGGGGGGAGCATTGGTTACAAAAACAGGTTCCGGGCAAGGGTGCGGTAAATCTTGGCCACTTTGTCATGGTGAATTCGTTCCTTCTAATTTATCAATGGAAACAATTATCGAACTAAGTCACCGTTTAACATCAGGATCTGCGGGAATTCTCGTTACACTTCTTTGTATCTTATCCTGGAAATATTATAAACATGTACAAGAAACAAAAACGCTCACTATTCTGTCTTTCGTATTTTTAGTTGCGCAAGCATTGATGGGAGCAGCCGCAGTTGTTTGGGGACAAATGCCTGCCGTATTAGCTATTCATTTTGGTATTTCTTTAATTTCATTTGCTTCCGTAATTTTACTAACGTTTCTTATTTTCGAAATCGACAAGAAGTTTGATGCTCATTCTCTTATTATGGACAAAAAAATGAAGTTTCATATTTATGGTGTAACAATTTACAGTTATATTGTCGTCTATACAGGAGCGCTAGTACGTCATGAACGTGCAAGCTTAGCATGTCCCGATTTTCCTCTATGCAGCAAGAATCAACCATGGCCTACCCAGTTACACGAATGGATTCAAATGGGACACCGTGTTGCTGCTATGTTAATTTTCGCTTGGATTTTGTACGCCACAGTGATTGCAATTCGTCATTATAAACAACAAAGAGTTGTCTATTGGGGTTGGATTACATCATTCATTCTCGTATCTCTTCAAGCAATTGTTGGTGTTTTAGTTGTATATACAGATGCAAGCTTGCTAATGGCACTTCTACACTCACTCTTTATCTCTTGCCTCTTTGCTATCTTATGCTATTTAGTCATGCTTGGTACGCGAAGCAAAGCAAATGCAGTAGAGACAAAGGATACATCTACTACACAAAATAAACAATCCTTATAA
- a CDS encoding FtsW/RodA/SpoVE family cell cycle protein, with product MKKVWKSMDYSLLLPLVILCVLGVIMVYSASSILAITKFAKLDLPSNYFFRKQLQALIMGGISLSFVMFIPFQVWRKRIVTVGICVGSIILLVLVLWLGTTANNAQAWVFGIQPVEFVKVGVIIVLARFFAKRQDTDTPVWHGSGGTVLFLLITLCLIYKQPDLGSALLIVGTVGIMFLCSGIRVDLWFKRIVLTSLIWGPLLFFIGKYGLTNIQKARFATFIDPFADPQGEGFQLINSFIGIASGGLDGRGLGNSIQKYGYLPEPHTDFIMTIISEELGFIGVAIILACLLLIVIRSFRIAQKCENPFGSLVAIGIGSMIGVQTFVNLGGITGLLPLTGVPLPFISSGGSSLLANLIAMGILLNLGSYVKRQEKQQEQLNEKKQQGERHLVVVK from the coding sequence ATGAAAAAAGTATGGAAGTCAATGGATTATTCATTATTGCTTCCTCTTGTTATTTTATGTGTACTGGGAGTTATAATGGTATACAGTGCAAGCTCTATTTTAGCTATTACAAAATTTGCTAAACTAGATTTACCAAGCAATTACTTTTTTCGTAAACAACTACAAGCGCTCATTATGGGTGGCATTTCATTAAGTTTTGTAATGTTTATACCATTTCAAGTATGGAGAAAAAGAATTGTTACGGTTGGGATATGTGTTGGAAGTATTATACTGCTAGTTTTAGTATTATGGCTCGGGACAACCGCTAATAATGCACAAGCATGGGTATTTGGTATTCAGCCAGTTGAATTTGTTAAGGTTGGTGTTATCATTGTGTTGGCGAGATTTTTTGCCAAAAGACAAGATACGGATACACCAGTTTGGCATGGATCAGGTGGAACAGTTCTTTTCTTACTGATAACGTTGTGTTTAATCTATAAACAACCTGATTTAGGAAGTGCGTTATTAATTGTAGGAACGGTGGGAATTATGTTCCTTTGTTCTGGGATTCGTGTAGATTTGTGGTTTAAGCGTATCGTTTTAACATCTCTGATTTGGGGCCCGCTTTTATTTTTTATCGGAAAGTATGGACTAACAAACATTCAAAAAGCAAGATTCGCGACCTTTATAGATCCATTTGCTGATCCACAAGGGGAAGGTTTTCAGCTTATCAATTCATTTATTGGAATTGCTTCAGGTGGACTGGATGGTAGAGGACTAGGAAATAGTATACAAAAATATGGCTATTTACCCGAACCGCATACAGACTTTATTATGACAATTATATCAGAGGAACTGGGTTTTATCGGTGTAGCGATTATTTTAGCTTGCTTACTTCTCATTGTTATTCGTTCTTTCCGAATTGCACAAAAGTGTGAAAATCCATTTGGAAGTTTAGTAGCAATAGGTATTGGAAGTATGATAGGTGTACAAACTTTTGTTAATCTTGGTGGTATTACAGGATTGTTACCTCTGACTGGTGTACCTTTACCGTTTATCAGTTCTGGAGGTAGTTCTCTATTAGCGAATTTAATTGCGATGGGAATATTACTAAACTTAGGTAGTTATGTGAAACGACAAGAAAAGCAGCAAGAACAATTGAATGAAAAGAAACAACAAGGTGAACGGCATCTTGTTGTTGTTAAATAA
- a CDS encoding YlaN family protein, producing MASETLANHQEKALALLQADAEKILRLIKVQMDHLTMPQCPLYEEVLDTQMFGLSREVDFAVRLGLIAEEQGKDILGELERELSALHEAFTNKQQ from the coding sequence TTGGCGTCTGAGACATTAGCAAATCATCAGGAAAAGGCACTTGCCCTTCTACAAGCAGATGCGGAGAAGATTTTAAGACTTATTAAGGTGCAAATGGACCACCTTACGATGCCGCAATGTCCATTATATGAAGAAGTGTTGGACACACAAATGTTTGGATTATCCCGTGAGGTTGATTTTGCGGTTCGTCTTGGTCTTATTGCAGAAGAGCAAGGAAAAGACATTTTAGGAGAGCTCGAACGAGAGCTATCAGCACTTCATGAAGCTTTTACTAACAAACAACAATAA
- a CDS encoding YlaI family protein, with the protein MRVKCILCDKKEELDDENPIAKRLRNRPIHTYMCMECTERIAERTTERHATGKFHLYRDKTVEDEW; encoded by the coding sequence ATGAGAGTCAAATGTATTCTTTGTGATAAAAAAGAAGAGTTAGATGACGAAAACCCTATAGCCAAACGGCTTCGTAACCGTCCTATTCATACATATATGTGCATGGAATGTACAGAGCGTATCGCAGAACGCACAACGGAACGTCATGCAACTGGAAAATTTCACCTCTATCGTGATAAGACGGTAGAAGATGAGTGGTAA
- the pyc gene encoding pyruvate carboxylase, producing MTKLQRIQKVLVANRGEIAIRVFRSCSELGLSTVAIYSKEDSGSYHRYKADEAYLVGEGKKPIDAYLDIENIIEIAKSNKVDAIHPGYGFLSENIQFSRRCEEEGIIFIGPKSKHLDMFGDKVKARTQAQLAGIPVIPGSDGPINSVEEVEVFAKKYDYPIIIKASLGGGGRGMRIVRNSDELKESYDRAKSEAKAAFGNDEVYVEKFVEKPKHIEVQILADEEGNVVHLYERDCSVQRRHQKVVEIAPSVSLSDDLRDRICEAAVQLTKNVNYLNAGTVEFLVKGDDFYFIEVNPRVQVEHTITEMITGIDIVQSQILIADGHSLHSSKVSIPKQEDIIVHGYAIQSRVTTEDPLNNFMPDTGKIMAYRSGGGFGVRLDTGNSFQGAVITPYYDSLLVKVTTWALTFEQAAAKMERNLKEFRIRGIKTNIPFLENVVKHKNFLSGKYDTSFIDASPELFVFPKRKDRGTKMLSYVGTVTVNGFPGVGKQEKPIFSEARIPHVKHYEPVQSGTKQILDERGADGLVKWVQEQKRVLLTDTTFRDAHQSLLATRIRTKDLHQIAEPTARMLPNLFSSEMWGGATFDVAYRFLKEDPWERLLALRERMPNVLFQMLLRSSNAVGYKNYPDNLIQKFVECSAQAGIDVFRIFDSLNWVEGMRVTIDAVRDSGKIAEATMCYTGDIHDPMRSKYDLNYYKNLAKELEASGAHILGIKDMAGLLKPNAAYDLVSALKETVSIPIHLHTHDTSGNGVLTYTKAIEAGVDIVDVAVSSMAGLTSQPSANTLFYALGGNERQPDVDVNSLEKLSHYWEDVRKYYAPFESGMNAPHTEVYMHEMPGGQYSNLQQQAKAVGLGDRFDEVKVMYRRVNDMFGDIVKVTPSSKVVGDMALFMVQNHLTEQDIYEHGHSLDFPGSVIEMFSGDLGQPYGGFPKELQEIILKGKKPLTVRPGELLEPVDFNALKEELFHKIGREVTIFDVVAYALYPKVFMDYQKVAGLYGDVSVLDTPTFFHGMRLGEEVGVEIERGKTLIVKLVSIGEPQPDGTRVLYFEFNGQPREIVVKDESVKATVAQRVKGNRENPNHISATMPGTVIKVVVNEGDEVKKGDSMAITEAMKMETTVQAPFNGIVRKLYVKDGDAIQTGDLLIELEQ from the coding sequence ATGACAAAGCTGCAACGTATTCAAAAAGTATTAGTAGCTAACCGTGGAGAAATTGCAATTCGTGTGTTTCGATCTTGTTCAGAACTTGGATTAAGCACAGTTGCGATTTATTCAAAAGAGGATAGCGGTTCTTACCATCGCTATAAAGCAGACGAAGCTTATTTAGTAGGGGAAGGCAAAAAGCCAATTGATGCATACCTAGATATTGAAAACATTATTGAGATTGCAAAAAGCAATAAGGTAGATGCTATTCACCCTGGATATGGTTTCTTGTCAGAAAATATCCAATTTTCGAGACGCTGTGAAGAAGAAGGGATTATCTTTATCGGACCAAAAAGTAAACATTTAGATATGTTTGGAGATAAAGTAAAGGCAAGAACACAAGCGCAGTTAGCGGGTATTCCAGTTATTCCTGGTAGCGATGGACCTATTAATTCAGTAGAAGAAGTTGAAGTGTTTGCTAAGAAGTATGATTACCCGATTATTATTAAAGCTTCCCTTGGTGGTGGCGGTCGCGGTATGCGTATTGTGCGCAACAGCGATGAACTAAAAGAATCCTATGATCGTGCAAAATCAGAAGCAAAAGCAGCTTTTGGTAATGACGAAGTCTATGTTGAAAAGTTCGTTGAAAAACCTAAACATATAGAAGTTCAAATATTAGCGGACGAAGAAGGAAATGTTGTGCATTTATATGAGCGTGATTGCTCTGTACAACGTCGCCATCAAAAAGTGGTAGAAATTGCACCAAGTGTATCGCTTTCTGATGATCTTCGTGATCGTATTTGTGAAGCGGCAGTTCAGTTAACGAAAAATGTAAATTACTTAAATGCGGGTACAGTTGAATTCCTTGTAAAAGGTGATGATTTCTATTTCATTGAAGTAAACCCACGTGTACAAGTAGAACATACAATTACAGAAATGATTACAGGAATTGATATTGTTCAGTCTCAAATTTTAATTGCTGATGGACATTCTTTACATAGTTCAAAAGTGAGCATTCCAAAACAGGAAGATATTATTGTGCATGGATATGCAATTCAATCTCGTGTAACAACAGAAGATCCGCTTAATAATTTTATGCCTGATACAGGAAAAATTATGGCGTATCGTTCTGGTGGAGGTTTTGGTGTGCGTCTAGATACAGGGAACAGTTTCCAAGGAGCTGTTATTACACCATACTATGATTCATTACTTGTAAAAGTAACAACTTGGGCACTTACATTTGAACAAGCTGCTGCGAAAATGGAGCGTAACTTAAAAGAATTCCGTATTCGTGGTATTAAAACAAATATTCCATTCTTAGAGAATGTAGTTAAACATAAAAACTTTTTATCAGGGAAGTATGATACATCATTTATTGATGCATCACCAGAACTTTTCGTATTTCCAAAACGTAAAGACCGTGGAACGAAAATGTTAAGCTACGTTGGTACGGTGACAGTAAATGGTTTCCCTGGAGTAGGAAAGCAAGAGAAACCAATTTTCTCAGAGGCTCGCATTCCACACGTAAAACATTATGAACCTGTTCAAAGTGGAACGAAACAAATTTTAGACGAACGCGGAGCAGATGGACTAGTAAAATGGGTGCAAGAGCAAAAACGTGTATTACTAACGGATACAACATTCCGTGATGCACATCAATCTCTACTTGCGACACGTATTCGTACAAAAGACTTACACCAAATTGCTGAACCAACAGCAAGAATGTTGCCGAATTTATTCTCATCTGAAATGTGGGGCGGTGCGACGTTTGATGTTGCGTATCGCTTCTTAAAAGAAGACCCATGGGAACGATTATTAGCGCTTCGTGAAAGAATGCCGAACGTTCTATTCCAAATGCTTCTTCGTTCATCGAATGCAGTTGGATATAAAAACTATCCAGATAATCTAATTCAAAAGTTTGTGGAATGTTCAGCGCAGGCTGGTATTGATGTATTCCGTATTTTTGATAGCTTAAACTGGGTGGAAGGTATGCGAGTTACAATTGATGCTGTAAGAGACAGCGGCAAGATTGCAGAAGCAACAATGTGCTATACAGGGGATATTCATGATCCAATGCGTAGTAAATATGATTTGAATTATTATAAAAACTTAGCAAAAGAATTGGAAGCGTCAGGAGCACATATTTTAGGGATTAAAGATATGGCTGGATTATTAAAACCAAATGCAGCTTATGATTTAGTTTCAGCATTAAAAGAAACAGTATCGATTCCAATCCATCTTCATACGCACGATACAAGTGGAAATGGTGTATTAACGTATACGAAAGCAATTGAAGCAGGCGTTGATATTGTTGATGTGGCAGTAAGTTCAATGGCAGGATTAACATCACAACCAAGTGCGAACACGTTATTCTATGCATTAGGTGGAAATGAAAGACAGCCGGATGTTGATGTGAATTCATTAGAGAAACTTTCACATTACTGGGAAGATGTTCGTAAATATTATGCGCCATTTGAAAGTGGTATGAATGCACCTCATACAGAAGTATATATGCATGAAATGCCAGGCGGACAATATAGTAACCTTCAACAACAAGCCAAAGCAGTTGGGCTAGGAGATCGTTTTGATGAAGTGAAAGTTATGTATCGCCGTGTAAATGATATGTTTGGTGATATTGTAAAAGTAACGCCATCATCAAAAGTTGTTGGTGATATGGCACTGTTTATGGTACAGAATCATCTAACAGAACAAGATATTTATGAGCATGGACATTCATTAGACTTCCCAGGCTCTGTTATAGAAATGTTTTCTGGTGATCTTGGTCAACCATATGGTGGTTTCCCAAAAGAACTACAAGAAATCATTTTAAAAGGAAAAAAACCATTAACGGTAAGACCGGGTGAATTGTTAGAACCGGTTGATTTCAATGCTTTAAAAGAAGAATTATTCCATAAAATTGGTCGCGAAGTGACTATTTTTGATGTTGTTGCATATGCTTTATATCCAAAAGTATTTATGGATTACCAAAAGGTAGCGGGACTTTATGGCGATGTATCTGTACTTGATACGCCAACATTCTTCCACGGTATGAGACTTGGTGAAGAGGTTGGCGTAGAAATTGAACGTGGTAAAACATTAATCGTTAAATTAGTTTCAATTGGTGAGCCACAACCGGATGGAACGCGCGTCCTCTACTTTGAATTTAACGGACAACCACGTGAGATTGTTGTGAAAGATGAAAGTGTTAAAGCAACAGTTGCACAGCGTGTGAAAGGAAACCGTGAAAATCCAAATCATATTAGTGCGACAATGCCAGGAACTGTGATTAAAGTCGTTGTGAATGAAGGCGATGAAGTGAAAAAAGGCGATTCTATGGCAATTACAGAAGCGATGAAGATGGAAACTACGGTTCAAGCGCCATTTAATGGTATAGTGAGAAAATTGTATGTAAAAGATGGCGATGCAATTCAAACAGGAGATTTACTGATTGAATTAGAGCAATAA
- the typA gene encoding translational GTPase TypA, producing MLKKRQDLRNIAIIAHVDHGKTTLVDQLLRQAGTFRANEHVEERAMDSNDLERERGITILAKNTAIHYEDKRINILDTPGHADFGGEVERIMKMVDGVLLVVDAYEGCMPQTRFVLKKALEQNLTPIVVVNKIDRDFARPDEVVDEVIDLFIELGANEDQLEFPVVFASAMNGTASLDSNPANQEENMKSLFDTIVDHIPAPIDNSEEPLQFQVALLDYNDYVGRIGVGRIFRGTMKVGQQVALMKVDGSVKQFRVTKLFGYMGLKRQEIEEAKAGDLVAVSGMEDINVGETVCPVEHQDALPLLRIDEPTLQMTFLVNNSPFAGREGKYITSRKIEERLRSQLQTDVSLRVDNTESPDAWIVSGRGELHLSILIENMRREGYELQVSKPEVIIKDIDGVRCEPVERVQIDVPEEYTGSIMESMGARKGEMLDMVNNGNGQVRLTFMVPARGLIGYTTEFLTLTRGYGILNHTFDSYQPAHAGQVGGRRQGVLVSLETGKATQYGISQVEDRGVIFVEPGTEVYAGMIVGEHTRENDLTVNVVRMKQQTNIRSATKDQTATMKKPRLMTLEESLEYLNEDEFCEVTPESIRLRKKILDKSERERSAKKKKSVEA from the coding sequence ATGTTGAAAAAACGACAAGATTTACGTAATATAGCAATTATCGCCCACGTTGACCATGGTAAAACAACACTTGTTGACCAATTATTACGTCAAGCGGGGACGTTCCGTGCAAATGAGCACGTAGAAGAACGTGCAATGGATTCAAATGATTTAGAAAGAGAACGCGGTATTACGATTTTAGCGAAAAATACAGCGATACATTATGAAGATAAAAGAATTAACATTTTAGATACACCAGGACACGCTGACTTCGGTGGTGAAGTAGAGCGTATCATGAAAATGGTTGACGGTGTTTTACTTGTTGTTGATGCATATGAAGGCTGTATGCCACAAACACGATTCGTTTTAAAGAAAGCGTTAGAGCAAAACTTAACTCCAATCGTTGTTGTAAACAAAATTGACCGTGACTTTGCTCGCCCAGATGAAGTAGTTGACGAAGTAATCGACTTATTCATTGAACTTGGTGCAAACGAAGATCAATTAGAGTTCCCTGTTGTATTTGCATCAGCAATGAACGGAACTGCAAGCTTGGACTCAAATCCAGCAAACCAAGAAGAAAATATGAAATCGTTATTCGATACAATCGTTGACCATATTCCAGCGCCAATCGATAATAGCGAAGAGCCACTTCAATTCCAAGTAGCGCTTCTTGACTATAATGATTATGTTGGTCGTATTGGAGTTGGACGTATATTCCGCGGTACAATGAAAGTAGGACAACAAGTTGCTTTAATGAAAGTTGACGGTAGTGTAAAACAATTCCGTGTAACAAAATTATTTGGGTATATGGGATTAAAACGTCAAGAAATCGAAGAAGCAAAAGCTGGAGACTTGGTTGCTGTTTCTGGTATGGAAGACATTAACGTTGGTGAAACTGTATGTCCAGTTGAGCATCAAGATGCACTTCCATTATTACGTATCGATGAGCCAACACTACAAATGACATTCCTTGTAAATAACAGCCCATTTGCAGGTCGTGAAGGAAAATATATTACATCTCGTAAAATTGAAGAACGTCTTCGTTCCCAGTTACAAACAGATGTTAGTTTACGTGTAGATAATACAGAATCTCCTGATGCTTGGATTGTATCTGGACGTGGAGAATTACATCTATCTATCTTAATCGAGAATATGCGCCGTGAAGGATATGAATTACAAGTATCTAAACCAGAAGTAATTATTAAAGATATCGACGGCGTAAGATGTGAGCCAGTAGAACGTGTACAAATTGACGTACCGGAAGAGTATACAGGTTCTATTATGGAATCAATGGGCGCACGTAAAGGTGAAATGCTTGATATGGTGAATAACGGAAACGGTCAAGTCCGTCTTACGTTTATGGTTCCAGCACGTGGCTTAATCGGTTATACAACAGAATTCTTAACATTAACACGTGGATATGGTATCTTAAACCATACGTTTGATAGCTATCAACCAGCACACGCTGGCCAAGTTGGCGGACGTCGTCAAGGTGTTCTTGTATCATTAGAAACAGGAAAAGCAACACAATACGGTATTAGTCAAGTAGAAGATCGTGGTGTTATTTTCGTAGAACCAGGTACAGAAGTGTATGCAGGTATGATTGTTGGAGAACATACACGTGAGAACGATTTAACAGTTAACGTTGTAAGAATGAAACAACAAACGAACATTCGTTCTGCGACAAAAGATCAAACGGCAACAATGAAAAAACCACGTCTTATGACATTAGAAGAATCACTAGAATACTTAAACGAAGATGAATTCTGTGAAGTAACACCAGAATCAATCCGTCTTCGTAAAAAGATTCTTGATAAGAGTGAGCGCGAAAGATCTGCTAAGAAAAAGAAATCTGTAGAAGCATAA
- a CDS encoding PhoH family protein, whose product MDKIYVLDTNVLLQDPLSIFSFETNEVVIPAVVLEEVDSKKRYMDEVGRNARYVSKLIDKFRELGKLHESIPLENGGTFRIELNHRSFVQLQDIFVEKTNDNRILAVAKNLSLEEQAKENGKSVILVSKDVLVRVKADALDLQAEDYLSDRVIEVENIYTGFLEGYIPKESLNYFYEKGELPLSEIANHPFYPNQFIVMKDALGGSSSALGIVDHSGKNVKKLVFHNEQVWGIRPRNVQQIMGLELLLREDIPLVTLTGKAGTGKTLLALAAGLMQTEDLGLYKKLLVARPIVPVGKDIGYLPGEKQEKLRPWMQPIFDNLEYLFNTKKPGELDAILAGMGSIEVEALTYIRGRSIPDQFIIIDEAQNLTKHEVKTILTRVGEKSKIVLMGDPQQIDHPYLDEYNNGLTYVVEKFKEQKISGHVKFVKGERSNLAQLAADLL is encoded by the coding sequence TTGGATAAAATTTATGTGTTAGATACGAATGTACTTTTGCAGGATCCGTTATCTATTTTTTCTTTTGAAACGAATGAAGTAGTTATTCCAGCAGTTGTGTTAGAAGAGGTGGATTCGAAAAAGCGCTATATGGATGAGGTTGGAAGAAATGCACGATATGTATCTAAATTAATAGATAAATTCCGTGAACTTGGAAAATTGCATGAAAGTATTCCTCTGGAAAATGGAGGGACATTTCGTATTGAATTAAATCACCGTTCATTTGTTCAATTACAAGATATCTTTGTTGAGAAAACAAATGATAATCGAATTTTAGCAGTTGCAAAAAATTTATCATTAGAAGAGCAGGCGAAAGAGAATGGAAAGTCTGTCATTTTAGTAAGTAAAGATGTGTTAGTTAGAGTAAAAGCGGATGCTCTTGATTTGCAAGCTGAAGATTATTTAAGTGACCGTGTAATTGAAGTGGAAAATATATATACAGGATTTTTGGAAGGTTACATACCAAAAGAGTCATTAAATTATTTTTATGAAAAAGGAGAGCTTCCTTTATCTGAAATTGCGAATCATCCTTTTTATCCAAATCAGTTCATCGTTATGAAAGATGCATTAGGTGGTTCGAGCTCTGCGCTAGGAATTGTTGATCATTCAGGGAAAAACGTAAAAAAACTTGTTTTTCATAATGAGCAAGTTTGGGGTATTCGTCCGCGAAATGTACAGCAAATTATGGGGCTAGAATTGTTGCTTCGTGAAGATATTCCGCTCGTGACATTAACGGGTAAGGCTGGTACTGGTAAAACTTTACTTGCACTAGCTGCAGGACTTATGCAAACAGAAGATTTAGGATTGTACAAAAAACTTCTCGTTGCCCGGCCTATCGTTCCTGTTGGAAAGGATATTGGATATTTACCAGGAGAAAAACAAGAAAAGTTGAGACCGTGGATGCAACCTATTTTTGATAATCTAGAGTATTTATTTAATACAAAAAAGCCTGGAGAATTAGATGCAATTTTAGCAGGTATGGGATCCATTGAAGTAGAAGCGCTTACGTATATACGAGGACGAAGTATTCCAGATCAATTTATCATTATTGATGAGGCGCAAAATCTAACGAAACATGAAGTGAAAACAATATTAACGCGAGTTGGCGAAAAAAGTAAGATTGTGCTAATGGGAGATCCACAACAAATTGATCATCCGTATTTGGATGAATATAATAATGGTTTAACATATGTTGTAGAAAAGTTTAAAGAGCAAAAAATTAGCGGGCATGTGAAGTTTGTAAAAGGTGAACGTTCTAACTTGGCACAATTAGCAGCAGATTTATTATAA
- a CDS encoding DUF5325 family protein yields MEHIQYRFLLTAIIGVIFLIGIGIMIAEDSPIGIIICIIGTFVTIGYGFMTKRKMRKSQ; encoded by the coding sequence ATGGAACACATTCAATATCGCTTTTTACTGACAGCCATTATCGGTGTTATTTTCTTGATTGGTATCGGAATCATGATTGCCGAAGATAGTCCAATCGGTATTATTATTTGCATCATTGGTACATTTGTTACTATCGGATATGGATTTATGACAAAACGCAAAATGCGAAAATCACAGTAA
- a CDS encoding YlaH-like family protein produces the protein MAERMSFFAKLCNVDGNPEVGMWLLYGTMIILSAIVYNLGFARKLSILKNVIIYTVLAAGCTILTFFAVFLPVGEGLVVAAIVLGIYKLRLRQAKQQKVS, from the coding sequence GTGGCAGAGAGAATGTCATTTTTTGCAAAGTTATGCAATGTTGATGGGAATCCTGAAGTGGGTATGTGGCTTCTTTACGGTACAATGATCATATTAAGTGCTATCGTGTATAATTTAGGGTTTGCTAGAAAGCTATCCATATTAAAAAATGTCATAATTTATACAGTATTAGCAGCTGGTTGCACTATTTTAACTTTTTTTGCGGTTTTTTTACCAGTAGGAGAAGGACTTGTTGTTGCAGCTATTGTGCTCGGTATTTATAAATTACGTTTACGTCAAGCGAAGCAACAAAAAGTAAGCTAA
- a CDS encoding pyridoxamine 5'-phosphate oxidase family protein — MANVVEPTLTNSLVQSLREEHIVTIATTDHEKAVPNVSAISWVYAMNETRIRFAVDQRSRIVENLRHHATLVLTVMANESVFSISGEAKIVADRMEGIPLKLTLVEVSVQEVRDVMFYGAKLTIEPKYEKTYDPRAAAKLDNQVLTAMKEW, encoded by the coding sequence ATGGCAAATGTGGTAGAGCCTACATTAACAAATTCTTTAGTACAATCTTTACGTGAGGAGCACATTGTTACAATTGCAACGACTGATCACGAAAAAGCTGTTCCAAATGTAAGTGCTATTTCATGGGTATATGCAATGAATGAGACAAGGATTCGATTTGCAGTTGATCAACGTTCTCGTATTGTGGAAAATTTACGCCATCATGCAACGCTTGTATTAACTGTAATGGCAAATGAATCTGTATTTTCCATTAGCGGTGAAGCAAAGATTGTAGCAGATCGAATGGAAGGAATCCCGCTCAAGTTAACTTTAGTAGAAGTATCTGTTCAAGAAGTACGTGATGTGATGTTTTATGGAGCAAAGCTTACTATTGAACCAAAATATGAAAAAACATACGATCCTCGTGCTGCTGCAAAACTAGATAATCAAGTTTTAACAGCGATGAAAGAATGGTAG
- a CDS encoding peptidyl-prolyl cis-trans isomerase produces MSEILFINGKVRFSITIDPSVWIFDDRKVDLTTYFTETRDEQSELETYLKHTSEHWDREIRDGAAFPPINKSVKKFKKEQMITGTFGIPLQPFLQNAEITSGATHVEIHTTLDTITISLEAAKTAILGFSKDGKPLREDGPVHLYFGDGSNASNPIRNIRRFTII; encoded by the coding sequence ATGAGTGAAATTTTATTTATAAACGGGAAAGTACGCTTTTCTATTACCATTGATCCAAGCGTTTGGATTTTTGATGATCGAAAAGTAGACTTAACAACTTATTTTACAGAAACAAGAGACGAACAGTCTGAATTAGAGACCTATCTGAAACATACTTCAGAGCATTGGGATCGAGAAATTCGTGATGGAGCAGCTTTCCCACCTATCAATAAAAGTGTGAAAAAGTTCAAAAAGGAACAAATGATTACAGGCACGTTCGGCATACCTCTTCAGCCATTTTTACAAAATGCCGAGATTACAAGTGGAGCAACGCACGTTGAAATTCACACAACACTTGATACGATAACAATTTCATTAGAAGCAGCCAAAACTGCTATTCTTGGTTTTTCAAAAGACGGAAAACCGTTAAGAGAAGATGGACCTGTTCACCTATACTTTGGTGATGGCTCCAATGCTAGCAATCCAATTCGAAATATCCGTAGATTTACAATTATCTAA